One segment of Natronosalvus halobius DNA contains the following:
- a CDS encoding BREX protein BrxB domain-containing protein gives MEELESLTIDNRERIGRRTGVPFIVFTYDPKDELSVEETIDAYVKKLRNRRQSVELIDMRDLVFSLLEEERILDAVIEKEQADEGELSEGLSSVLLGGRTDEQGLIAETIKSRIGDVETAVVYRTGILYPFAGISSILMQLENEIETPFVVFYPAVKDDKSLKFLDKTEGAYYRARVI, from the coding sequence ATGGAGGAACTCGAGTCGCTTACGATAGACAACCGTGAACGGATTGGCCGACGGACAGGTGTGCCGTTCATTGTCTTCACGTACGACCCAAAAGATGAGCTCTCCGTCGAAGAGACAATTGATGCATACGTGAAAAAACTCCGGAACCGGAGGCAATCAGTCGAGCTCATCGACATGCGCGATCTCGTCTTTTCCCTCCTCGAGGAGGAACGGATCCTCGATGCCGTGATTGAGAAAGAGCAGGCTGACGAAGGTGAGTTAAGCGAAGGACTCTCTTCTGTTCTTCTTGGCGGTCGAACGGATGAACAGGGACTCATCGCCGAAACGATCAAAAGCCGAATCGGTGATGTCGAGACCGCGGTCGTGTACCGAACCGGTATCTTGTATCCCTTCGCAGGGATTTCCTCGATTCTCATGCAGCTGGAGAACGAGATCGAGACGCCGTTCGTGGTATTCTATCCGGCGGTCAAGGATGACAAGAGTTTAAAATTCCTCGACAAAACAGAGGGAGCATACTACCGCGCTCGGGTGATCTAA
- a CDS encoding BrxE family protein: MSTGSLEETLTTVQDELGSLGVEDALAREVLSYRLLIERLGEDGNNDWWDSIVLTETGRDRLEEVTPKTATRSRIELAQRIGRKVEQEHVPEDSLSLFYLGPTAESQIDAELESVVDEEESFQVLESLSKTIEEPGWSERLASDAEPVSSTTDSTILLGEVNDETDLKSRNTLRDVARRCVLAYGQSTSATLRVPYYTIDR; the protein is encoded by the coding sequence ATGTCAACCGGATCACTCGAGGAAACTCTCACAACTGTTCAAGACGAGTTAGGATCACTTGGCGTAGAGGATGCGTTAGCGCGTGAAGTGCTCTCGTATCGACTCCTCATCGAACGATTAGGAGAAGATGGCAACAACGACTGGTGGGATTCTATTGTATTGACCGAAACCGGACGTGACCGGCTCGAAGAGGTAACGCCCAAGACGGCAACGAGGTCTCGTATTGAACTTGCACAGCGCATCGGTCGAAAGGTGGAGCAAGAGCACGTTCCCGAAGATTCACTTTCTCTCTTCTATCTCGGGCCGACAGCCGAATCACAGATCGACGCCGAGCTCGAGAGCGTAGTAGATGAAGAGGAGTCCTTCCAGGTACTCGAATCACTCTCGAAGACGATTGAAGAGCCAGGCTGGTCTGAGCGTCTCGCCAGTGACGCTGAACCCGTTTCGTCGACGACAGACTCGACGATACTGCTCGGCGAGGTTAACGATGAAACAGACCTGAAATCACGAAACACGCTCCGGGACGTTGCCCGTCGGTGTGTACTCGCGTATGGTCAGTCGACTTCAGCCACCCTCCGAGTGCCCTATTACACCATCGACCGATGA
- a CDS encoding BrxA family protein: protein MKQPVDPDDVEYDSWIAHNTTYIEETKRILEEYVEHESFDVVKERVIEKNILNKETNKYRRRVFREIARRYIPREDEYVETPLMRVLASDVDESVKEWILYYEFSQNSLIHRVTVDFLYQKYTSGALLIQAPEIRAYITELGEDHPEIQDWSQSTLEEASTKYLSSLKNFGLLKGVQEKEFAVFYVPDEAIAYVCYRLYGSDAETVDELVSHPDWRLFLFDEDEVRRRLQGISPRYVRYEKRGSTERIEPVFDDINEVIDDFE, encoded by the coding sequence ATGAAACAACCAGTAGATCCGGACGACGTAGAGTACGATTCGTGGATAGCACACAACACGACGTACATTGAGGAGACAAAGCGCATTCTCGAGGAATATGTTGAGCACGAATCGTTCGATGTTGTCAAAGAACGTGTGATTGAGAAGAACATTCTGAACAAGGAGACCAACAAGTATCGAAGGCGCGTCTTTCGTGAGATTGCTCGTCGGTATATTCCTCGCGAAGACGAGTACGTCGAAACCCCGTTGATGCGTGTACTCGCTTCAGACGTCGACGAGTCCGTCAAAGAGTGGATTCTTTATTACGAGTTTTCCCAGAATAGTCTGATCCATCGTGTGACAGTCGATTTCCTGTATCAGAAATATACGTCGGGAGCGCTCCTTATTCAAGCACCCGAAATCCGGGCGTACATCACTGAATTAGGGGAAGATCACCCCGAGATACAGGACTGGTCGCAGAGTACGCTCGAAGAAGCGAGTACGAAGTATCTGAGTTCTCTTAAGAACTTTGGGCTGTTGAAGGGAGTACAGGAAAAAGAGTTTGCGGTGTTCTACGTGCCAGACGAAGCGATCGCGTACGTTTGCTATCGACTATACGGAAGCGATGCTGAAACTGTCGACGAGCTCGTTTCACATCCTGATTGGCGGCTCTTTCTCTTTGACGAAGACGAGGTGCGACGACGACTGCAAGGAATCAGTCCACGGTACGTCCGATACGAAAAACGAGGCAGCACCGAACGGATCGAACCGGTATTCGACGACATTAACGAGGTTATCGATGACTTCGAGTAA